A single region of the Aurantiacibacter sp. MUD11 genome encodes:
- a CDS encoding TauD/TfdA dioxygenase family protein, whose amino-acid sequence MQTRKLADNLGLEIAGLDTTAPLSRAQLDELASLFHEHLALVIRSPVLTPHQYVAFIRQLGEPDGSDTSRYHEPIDVDGFKGLRLVSNIEKDGRNVGQFGADEMGWHQDRWTDAAPPPATALHGVEVTKAGGRTGIASLAAAYDALPPELLARIAGRHIHFPLQVNDFEGALDEADIEDESLFRKVPLVQRHAVTGRKFLFLGARKILEYIDTAPRITGLDKQESADLLDAIYEHVARPEFAYLHQWQAGDILIWDNRTCAHRRESFDPDERRLLYGTPLVSSDLLWNGKAALAA is encoded by the coding sequence ATGCAGACACGCAAGCTGGCCGATAACCTGGGACTGGAGATCGCGGGGCTGGATACCACGGCCCCGCTTTCGCGTGCACAGTTGGACGAACTGGCCTCGCTGTTCCACGAACACCTGGCGCTGGTGATCCGCTCACCCGTGCTCACCCCGCACCAATATGTCGCCTTCATTCGCCAGCTGGGCGAGCCGGACGGTTCCGATACCTCGCGCTATCACGAACCGATCGACGTCGATGGCTTCAAGGGGCTGCGGCTCGTCTCCAACATCGAGAAGGACGGCAGGAACGTCGGCCAGTTCGGCGCGGACGAAATGGGCTGGCACCAGGATCGCTGGACCGACGCCGCCCCGCCGCCAGCCACCGCACTCCACGGGGTAGAGGTGACGAAGGCGGGCGGACGCACCGGCATCGCCAGCCTAGCCGCCGCCTATGACGCGCTGCCGCCCGAACTGCTGGCGCGGATAGCGGGGCGGCACATTCACTTCCCGCTGCAGGTCAACGATTTCGAAGGCGCGCTGGACGAGGCCGACATCGAGGACGAGAGCCTGTTCCGCAAGGTGCCGCTGGTGCAGCGTCATGCCGTCACCGGGCGCAAGTTCCTGTTCCTCGGCGCGCGCAAGATCCTCGAATACATCGACACCGCCCCGCGCATCACCGGGCTGGACAAGCAGGAAAGCGCCGACTTGCTCGATGCGATCTACGAACACGTCGCGCGGCCGGAATTTGCCTATCTCCACCAGTGGCAGGCCGGCGACATCCTGATCTGGGACAACCGCACCTGCGCGCACCGCCGCGAAAGCTTCGATCCTGACGAGCGGCGCCTCCTTTACGGGACGCCGCTCGTCAGTTCGGACCTGCTGTGGAACGGCAAGGCAGCGCTGGCTGCCTGA
- a CDS encoding phospholipase D-like domain-containing protein, whose amino-acid sequence MDSAATSYRDPEPFGAEAHGLSFTFYPAGKDRRTALFEIIDGARQSLKLAFYIFAQDEVARATRDALVAAVRRGVEVTVIVDGFGSEADEEFFEEFIEAGGTFLVFLAKWTRRALVRNHQKIVVADEKVAMLGGFNIDDGYFAPPEENGWNDLGFRVEGPVVDRVSEWFGELVEWASDERSQFRDIRRRVRCWEGGEGPVQLLIGGPSRQLSSWAARVSDDLQRGERLDMIMAYFSPNKPLRKALWRIAREGEANFVLAAKTDNGATLGAHRALHGPLLDAGAKIWEFQPCRLHTKLIVLDDTVYLGSANFDMRSLYLNLEIVLRIEDAELAERMRSFIREHLPACEPITLELHAKRATLWTRAKWWASWFLVSVLDYSVSRKLNLGL is encoded by the coding sequence ATGGACAGCGCTGCCACCAGCTATCGCGATCCCGAACCCTTCGGTGCCGAAGCCCATGGCCTGTCCTTCACCTTCTATCCCGCCGGCAAGGACCGCAGGACGGCGCTGTTCGAGATCATCGACGGTGCAAGGCAAAGCCTGAAGCTGGCCTTCTACATTTTCGCTCAAGACGAAGTGGCCCGCGCAACGCGGGACGCGCTGGTCGCAGCGGTGCGGCGCGGCGTCGAGGTAACGGTGATCGTCGACGGCTTCGGCTCGGAGGCGGACGAGGAGTTCTTCGAAGAATTTATCGAAGCGGGTGGGACCTTCCTCGTCTTCCTCGCCAAGTGGACGCGCCGGGCATTGGTCCGCAACCATCAGAAGATCGTCGTGGCCGACGAGAAGGTGGCCATGCTGGGCGGCTTCAATATCGACGACGGCTATTTCGCCCCGCCGGAGGAAAACGGCTGGAACGACCTCGGCTTCCGGGTGGAGGGTCCGGTGGTGGATCGGGTTTCGGAGTGGTTCGGCGAACTGGTCGAATGGGCCAGCGACGAGCGCTCGCAGTTCCGGGACATCCGCCGTCGCGTGCGTTGCTGGGAAGGTGGCGAAGGCCCCGTGCAATTGCTGATCGGCGGACCTTCCCGCCAACTCTCCAGCTGGGCCGCGCGCGTCAGCGACGATCTGCAGCGGGGCGAGCGGCTGGACATGATCATGGCCTATTTTTCGCCCAACAAGCCGCTGCGAAAGGCCTTGTGGCGCATCGCCCGGGAAGGGGAGGCGAACTTCGTGCTGGCGGCCAAAACCGACAATGGCGCGACCCTGGGGGCGCACCGCGCACTGCACGGGCCGCTGCTGGATGCCGGTGCGAAGATCTGGGAATTCCAGCCCTGCCGTCTGCACACCAAGCTGATCGTGCTGGACGACACGGTCTATCTTGGCAGTGCCAATTTCGACATGCGCAGCCTCTACCTCAACCTCGAGATCGTGCTCCGGATCGAGGATGCCGAGCTGGCCGAGCGGATGCGCAGCTTCATTCGCGAGCACTTGCCCGCCTGCGAACCGATCACGCTCGAACTCCACGCCAAGCGCGCGACTCTTTGGACCCGCGCGAAATGGTGGGCGAGCTGGTTCCTCGTCTCGGTGCTGGATTACAGCGTCAGCCGGAAGCTCAACCTCGGCCTGTGA
- a CDS encoding DUF3667 domain-containing protein has protein sequence MSDLIEGMGTAAEGGLFSRALEPESGARRPHPDQPEKCLNCGTPLTGAYCHACGQMGHVHRTIGAFMHDLLHGALHFEGKLWRTLPMLTFKPGKLTRRYIEGQRSRFVSPMALFLFTVFLMFAVFQMVGFTAPTDLSSTELPESSLDGARTTASDELANLRQQLEDGDLSTAERNEVIAEIRVLETFINGAPNATPSEAPTGTPDNGDEQLSGEEPTDTVGAPTVQMGLDQLADNSTGVDWLDTVIGKWRENPSLMVYKLQANAYKFSWLLIPISIPFVWLLFFWKRRFRGYDHAIFVTYSLSFMTLLFIVASILGRVGVSGGLVIAGLLIIPPIHLYKQLRGAYELSRFSAFWRLLVMSAFIWIIVGLFVQVLLWLGTF, from the coding sequence ATGAGCGATCTGATCGAAGGGATGGGAACGGCCGCGGAGGGCGGACTGTTCTCGCGGGCACTGGAGCCCGAGTCCGGCGCCAGGAGGCCGCACCCGGACCAGCCCGAAAAATGCCTCAACTGCGGCACGCCGCTGACAGGCGCCTATTGCCACGCTTGCGGCCAGATGGGCCATGTCCACCGCACCATCGGCGCCTTCATGCACGACCTGCTGCATGGTGCGCTGCATTTCGAAGGCAAGCTGTGGCGGACGCTGCCCATGCTCACCTTCAAGCCCGGCAAGCTGACGCGCCGATATATCGAAGGCCAGCGCTCGCGCTTCGTCTCGCCCATGGCGCTGTTCCTGTTCACCGTGTTCCTGATGTTTGCCGTGTTTCAGATGGTCGGCTTCACTGCGCCCACCGACCTGTCGAGTACGGAGTTGCCGGAAAGCTCCCTCGATGGAGCGCGTACGACGGCCAGCGATGAACTCGCAAACCTGCGCCAGCAGCTCGAGGACGGGGATCTCTCCACGGCCGAGAGAAACGAAGTGATCGCGGAAATCCGTGTGCTGGAAACCTTCATCAACGGGGCCCCGAACGCGACTCCCAGCGAAGCGCCAACCGGGACGCCGGACAATGGCGACGAACAGCTTTCGGGCGAGGAACCGACCGACACCGTCGGTGCGCCAACGGTGCAGATGGGCCTCGACCAACTGGCGGACAACAGCACCGGTGTCGATTGGCTTGATACCGTGATTGGCAAGTGGCGCGAGAATCCCAGCCTCATGGTCTACAAGTTGCAGGCCAACGCCTATAAGTTCTCCTGGTTGCTGATCCCCATCTCGATCCCCTTCGTCTGGCTGCTGTTTTTCTGGAAGCGCCGGTTTCGGGGTTATGATCATGCGATTTTCGTCACCTACTCGCTCAGCTTCATGACGCTGCTTTTCATCGTCGCATCGATCCTGGGCAGGGTCGGCGTCTCCGGTGGGCTGGTAATAGCCGGCCTTCTGATCATCCCTCCGATCCACCTCTACAAACAGCTGCGCGGAGCCTACGAGCTGAGCCGCTTTTCGGCCTTCTGGCGCCTGCTGGTCATGAGCGCCTTCATCTGGATCATCGTCGGCCTGTTCGTGCAGGTGCTACTCTGGCTCGGGACTTTCTGA
- the rpoZ gene encoding DNA-directed RNA polymerase subunit omega translates to MARVTVEDCVDKVPNRFDLVLLAAQRAREISGGAELTVDRDRDKNPVVALREIAEQTIKPKQLTESLVQSLQTILPDEEDEADEIGSLSQSAEAMRLSAAAPTRSTSIGADYDG, encoded by the coding sequence ATGGCGCGCGTTACCGTCGAAGATTGCGTCGACAAAGTCCCCAACCGTTTCGATCTCGTCCTGCTGGCTGCCCAGCGCGCCCGCGAGATTTCCGGCGGTGCGGAGCTGACCGTTGATCGCGATCGCGACAAGAACCCGGTCGTCGCCCTGCGCGAGATCGCCGAACAGACGATCAAGCCGAAGCAGCTGACCGAATCGCTCGTTCAGTCGCTGCAGACCATCCTGCCCGACGAGGAAGACGAGGCGGACGAGATCGGTTCGCTGAGCCAGTCGGCAGAGGCCATGCGCCTGTCGGCCGCCGCGCCGACCCGTTCGACTTCGATCGGTGCCGATTACGACGGCTGA
- a CDS encoding winged helix-turn-helix domain-containing protein: MDVTSLFQAEIERLRAANVPGASGRLRELFDWLAERGPEADSATQDEIAREVFRQDGADADDATVRVYVHRLRKKLEDHYAANRPGEGGACVELPSGTYALRLAGVAEPQRDTIGLPGRPHTLLYAGAALAVLAIVAILAIIGRTSAPNAIWEPLADSDRPVLVVLGDYYLFGEIDPVRPEQSRLIRDFRVDSAADLAALQEAEPERYDYAEDVGLTYLPVASAYGLQAVMPVLARAEKDVTVIAASELEPDMLNRFDLIYVGLLSGMGLLEEQVFAGSGLRVGESYDELIDRQSGQRWTSDEARRLASPVFYRDYAFVTRFTASTGAQLLVIASERETGLRGISPIIVADELPEGMGDAADDGAFEALVQVTGQQGADLDDRVIFARPRP; this comes from the coding sequence ATGGACGTTACATCTCTCTTCCAGGCGGAAATAGAGCGCCTGCGCGCGGCCAATGTGCCCGGCGCCAGCGGGCGCCTGCGCGAACTGTTCGACTGGCTTGCCGAGCGAGGCCCCGAGGCCGACAGCGCGACGCAGGACGAGATCGCCCGTGAAGTTTTCCGTCAGGACGGCGCCGACGCAGACGATGCCACCGTGCGCGTCTACGTTCACCGCCTGCGCAAGAAACTGGAGGATCACTACGCCGCCAATCGTCCTGGCGAGGGTGGCGCCTGCGTCGAACTGCCATCGGGCACCTATGCGCTGCGGCTGGCCGGAGTGGCGGAGCCGCAGCGCGATACGATCGGCCTGCCGGGGCGCCCGCACACCCTGCTGTATGCCGGTGCGGCACTCGCGGTCCTGGCAATAGTCGCAATCCTCGCCATTATCGGCCGCACCTCTGCCCCGAACGCGATCTGGGAGCCCTTGGCAGACTCCGACCGACCTGTGCTGGTGGTGTTGGGCGATTACTATCTGTTTGGCGAAATCGACCCGGTGCGACCCGAACAAAGTCGCCTCATCCGCGATTTCCGCGTCGATTCCGCTGCCGACCTTGCCGCCCTGCAGGAGGCAGAACCTGAACGCTACGACTACGCCGAGGACGTGGGCCTGACCTACCTGCCGGTCGCCTCCGCCTACGGCTTGCAAGCCGTGATGCCGGTGCTGGCGAGGGCGGAAAAGGACGTGACCGTCATTGCCGCCAGCGAGCTGGAGCCTGACATGCTCAATCGCTTCGACCTGATCTATGTCGGCCTGCTATCCGGCATGGGCCTGCTGGAAGAACAGGTGTTCGCCGGCAGCGGCCTGCGCGTGGGCGAAAGCTACGACGAACTGATCGACCGGCAGAGCGGACAGCGTTGGACCAGCGACGAGGCGCGCCGCCTCGCTTCCCCGGTCTTCTACCGCGACTACGCCTTCGTCACACGCTTTACCGCCAGCACCGGGGCGCAGCTGCTGGTGATCGCCAGCGAGCGCGAGACGGGCCTGCGCGGCATCAGTCCGATCATCGTGGCCGACGAACTGCCTGAGGGCATGGGGGACGCGGCCGATGACGGAGCGTTCGAGGCGCTGGTGCAGGTTACCGGCCAGCAAGGCGCAGATCTCGATGATCGCGTCATCTTTGCCCGCCCGCGGCCCTGA
- a CDS encoding helix-turn-helix transcriptional regulator has translation MKNRLRVLRAEREWSQQDLADRLDVSRQSVNAIETGKYDPSLPLAFRIADVFGLAIEEIFLREEA, from the coding sequence ATGAAGAACCGCCTCCGCGTCCTGCGTGCCGAACGCGAGTGGAGCCAGCAGGACCTGGCCGACCGGCTCGACGTCAGCCGCCAGAGCGTCAACGCAATCGAGACCGGCAAGTACGATCCCTCCTTGCCGCTGGCCTTCAGGATCGCCGACGTCTTCGGCCTCGCCATCGAGGAGATCTTCTTGCGCGAAGAGGCCTGA
- the ftsH gene encoding ATP-dependent zinc metalloprotease FtsH → MSENREPENGGGGNPWVKSLMVWGGIFLALLLAVSMFGGPREAPGTAIAYSDFKDKVAEGSVAEVTIAPDRISGVLKNEERFTTTPISDPGLVQQLDDAGVEYTGTTPEEPNVLLYVLIQALPFLLILGIAFFALRQVQKGGGSGAMGFGKSKAKLLTEKQGRVTFEDVAGIDEAREELQEIVEFLKDPQRFSKLGGQIPKGALLVGSPGTGKTLLARAIAGEARVPFFTISGSDFVEMFVGVGASRVRDMFEQAKKNAPCIVFIDEIDAVGRHRGNGIGNSNDEREQTLNQLLVEMDGFEANEGIIIIAATNRPDVLDPALLRPGRFDRQVVVPIPDIDGREKILAVHMKKVPLAPDVNPRTIARGTPGFSGADLANLVNEAALLAARRNKRLVAMQEFEDAKDKVMMGTERKSMVMTEDEKKMTAYHEAGHALVSLNEPASDPIHKATIIPRGRALGMVMRLPERDNYSYHRDKMHANLAVSMGGRVAEEIIFGHDKVSSGASGDIQYATDLARNMVTKWGMSDKLGPLMYEQSQEGYLGMGQTTRTMAGADTNKLIDAEIKELVEGGLNRAKQVLTEQEDKLHLLAQALLEYETLTGDEINQLMEDGKIDRPDQPSGPMPVQPKHGSLVPKAGKRFGGGEAPQGA, encoded by the coding sequence ATGAGTGAAAATCGCGAGCCTGAAAATGGCGGTGGCGGCAACCCCTGGGTGAAGAGCCTGATGGTGTGGGGCGGGATCTTCCTGGCCCTGCTGCTGGCCGTTTCGATGTTTGGCGGCCCGCGCGAAGCGCCGGGCACGGCGATCGCCTATTCCGATTTCAAGGACAAGGTTGCCGAAGGCAGCGTTGCCGAGGTCACCATCGCGCCCGACCGCATCAGCGGTGTGCTGAAGAACGAGGAACGCTTCACCACCACCCCGATTTCCGATCCCGGCCTGGTCCAGCAGCTGGACGACGCTGGCGTCGAATATACCGGCACCACGCCGGAAGAACCGAACGTGCTGCTCTACGTGCTGATCCAGGCACTGCCATTCCTGCTGATTCTCGGCATCGCCTTCTTCGCGCTGCGACAGGTGCAGAAGGGCGGCGGCAGTGGCGCCATGGGCTTCGGCAAGTCCAAGGCCAAGCTGCTCACCGAAAAGCAGGGCCGCGTAACTTTCGAGGACGTGGCCGGCATCGACGAGGCGCGCGAGGAATTGCAGGAAATCGTCGAATTCCTGAAGGACCCGCAGCGCTTCTCCAAGCTCGGCGGCCAGATCCCCAAGGGCGCGCTGCTGGTCGGCTCGCCCGGTACGGGCAAGACGCTGCTCGCTCGCGCCATCGCGGGCGAGGCGCGCGTGCCCTTCTTCACCATTTCCGGTTCCGACTTCGTCGAGATGTTCGTCGGCGTCGGCGCCAGCCGCGTGCGCGACATGTTCGAGCAGGCGAAGAAGAACGCGCCGTGCATCGTCTTCATCGACGAAATCGACGCCGTGGGTCGCCACCGCGGCAACGGCATCGGCAATTCCAACGACGAGCGCGAGCAGACGCTGAACCAGCTGCTGGTGGAGATGGACGGCTTCGAGGCCAACGAAGGCATCATCATCATCGCCGCCACCAACCGTCCCGACGTGCTGGACCCGGCGCTGCTGCGTCCGGGCCGTTTCGACCGCCAGGTGGTGGTGCCGATCCCCGACATCGACGGGCGCGAGAAGATCCTTGCCGTGCACATGAAGAAGGTGCCGCTGGCGCCCGACGTGAACCCGCGCACCATCGCCCGCGGCACGCCCGGCTTCTCCGGCGCGGACCTTGCCAACCTCGTCAACGAAGCTGCCCTGCTGGCCGCGCGCCGCAACAAGCGCCTGGTCGCCATGCAGGAGTTCGAGGACGCCAAGGACAAGGTGATGATGGGCACCGAGCGCAAGTCCATGGTGATGACCGAGGACGAGAAGAAGATGACCGCCTATCACGAGGCCGGCCACGCGCTCGTCTCGCTGAACGAGCCGGCGTCGGACCCCATCCACAAGGCCACCATCATCCCGCGCGGCCGTGCGCTGGGCATGGTGATGCGCCTGCCCGAACGCGACAACTACTCCTACCACCGCGACAAGATGCACGCGAACCTCGCGGTATCGATGGGTGGCCGCGTGGCCGAGGAAATAATCTTCGGGCACGACAAGGTGTCGAGCGGTGCCTCGGGCGACATTCAGTACGCTACCGACCTTGCTCGCAACATGGTCACCAAGTGGGGCATGTCCGACAAGCTCGGCCCGCTGATGTACGAGCAGAGCCAAGAAGGTTATCTCGGCATGGGCCAGACCACCCGCACCATGGCGGGCGCGGACACCAACAAGCTGATCGATGCCGAGATCAAGGAACTGGTCGAAGGCGGTCTCAACCGTGCGAAGCAGGTGCTGACCGAGCAGGAGGACAAGCTCCACCTGCTGGCACAGGCGCTGCTCGAGTACGAGACGCTGACCGGCGACGAGATCAACCAGCTGATGGAAGACGGCAAGATCGATCGCCCGGACCAGCCGAGTGGCCCGATGCCGGTGCAGCCCAAGCACGGCTCGCTGGTACCCAAGGCGGGTAAGCGTTTCGGTGGCGGCGAGGCCCCGCAGGGCGCCTAA
- a CDS encoding pyridoxal phosphate-dependent aminotransferase, whose protein sequence is MTLARRTFLGGSAALTALAAAGPVRAQASAGTSAADFFGPGDGIAMLARNENPYGPAPSALRAASEAATKGCYYSDRGLRMLHEMIAERHSVSPEQVVVGEGSTEILSAIALAWGREGAILCPGLFWDTTVQYGERQGVTARRIPLAGDMNVDIPAMTAACDDSVSLVQICNPNNPTGMLVDAASLRALAAAVTPGATLLVDEAYNELADDPAGNTLVDLVREGQDVIVCRTFSKIYGMAGMRVGYAITSEENAERIRSHMMSFGGNTCGLAAAIASYNDIGFLEQSRAAILEGRAMILDAAARSGLTALPSQTNFVYVEVPDADAVQAAMRERGILIRPAYGEWTQYSRVSTGKLEDVARYAAALPEIIDGLRA, encoded by the coding sequence ATGACACTTGCGCGACGGACATTCCTTGGCGGCTCGGCCGCGTTGACGGCGCTTGCGGCAGCAGGCCCGGTGCGGGCGCAGGCCAGCGCCGGCACTTCGGCAGCCGACTTCTTCGGCCCCGGCGACGGCATCGCCATGCTGGCGCGCAACGAAAATCCCTACGGCCCGGCACCCAGCGCCCTGCGCGCCGCCAGCGAGGCGGCGACCAAGGGTTGCTATTATTCCGACCGCGGGCTGCGCATGCTGCACGAGATGATTGCCGAGCGGCACTCGGTCAGCCCGGAACAGGTCGTCGTTGGCGAAGGCTCGACCGAGATCCTCTCCGCCATCGCCCTGGCGTGGGGCCGCGAAGGCGCGATCCTGTGTCCCGGCCTGTTCTGGGATACCACCGTGCAATATGGCGAGCGGCAGGGCGTCACCGCCCGGCGCATTCCGCTGGCCGGCGACATGAACGTCGACATTCCCGCCATGACCGCGGCCTGCGACGACAGCGTATCGCTGGTGCAGATCTGCAACCCCAACAATCCCACCGGCATGCTGGTGGATGCCGCATCGCTTCGAGCGCTGGCTGCCGCCGTGACGCCCGGGGCGACCTTGCTGGTGGATGAGGCCTATAACGAACTGGCCGACGATCCGGCAGGCAACACGCTGGTGGACCTGGTGCGCGAGGGGCAGGACGTCATCGTCTGCCGCACCTTCTCCAAGATCTACGGCATGGCGGGCATGCGCGTCGGCTATGCCATCACCAGCGAGGAGAATGCCGAACGCATCCGCAGCCACATGATGAGCTTCGGCGGCAATACCTGCGGCCTGGCCGCGGCCATTGCCAGCTACAACGACATCGGCTTTCTCGAACAGAGCCGCGCGGCCATCCTCGAAGGACGGGCGATGATCCTCGATGCTGCTGCGCGCAGCGGCCTGACGGCGCTGCCGAGCCAGACCAACTTCGTCTATGTCGAGGTGCCCGATGCCGATGCGGTGCAGGCTGCCATGCGCGAACGCGGCATCCTCATCCGTCCCGCCTATGGCGAGTGGACGCAATATTCACGCGTGAGTACGGGTAAGCTGGAAGACGTGGCACGCTATGCCGCGGCCTTGCCCGAGATAATCGATGGCCTCAGGGCCTGA
- a CDS encoding TonB-dependent receptor, with protein MTSTLLRPALLASAAALCCALPAHAQEIDEDTSATDEETPVIFVYGRGEERIGMAGAASEGGVAGADIEIRPLLRPGELLEATPGLIATQHSGGGKANQFFLRGFNLDHGTDYSLYLDDVPMNFRTHGHGQGYLDVNGLIPETVARVDYRKGPYRADVGDFSFVGTSQITTHDRLQPFVSAEAGSFDYYRVVGGGSVSVGSGDLLLVGQAKFNNGPWDLPEDFDGYSAFVKYTQPLGMGDLSLSYNYFNATWAPTEQLPERAIGTFVDDRFGTLDDTLRGSTERGIFTANYLSDSWRVTAYAQHYDWSLLSNFTYFLEDPVNGDQLRQYDKLWTFGGRIEHTARLSDQLSLQVGAEARYDDISRVGLDETIAGVKELTVGAFAVDEASIGLYAEAVWRPVDRLMVIAGVRGDWYEFETRALEGALSWSGEVSDDTFAPKIGVNYEVLDGLAFYANYGEGFHSNDARGVTAPTDPAPGLVEGDFQEVGLRFEHDGLILTGVYWWSSIESELIYVGDAGAVEPSDPGERHGYEFTAFWHPNDWLAVDAVWTGTTSRFVGLPEGENFVPGALENSGELGVSAAFRNWNAAARIRYLGPHPLIEDNSQRGDATTLVNARIAWTPQDIEMLRGWEFHAELLNALDSKDDDIDYFYAVRLPGEPADGIEGVNSRIVEPRQLRVGVTRRF; from the coding sequence ATGACTTCCACGCTGCTGCGCCCTGCCCTGCTCGCCTCTGCCGCCGCCTTGTGCTGCGCCCTGCCCGCTCATGCGCAGGAGATTGACGAAGACACCTCCGCCACGGACGAGGAAACTCCAGTCATTTTCGTCTACGGGCGCGGTGAGGAGCGCATCGGCATGGCCGGCGCGGCCAGCGAGGGCGGTGTCGCCGGTGCCGATATCGAGATCCGACCGCTGCTGCGCCCCGGCGAATTGCTGGAGGCAACGCCCGGCCTGATCGCCACGCAGCATTCCGGCGGGGGCAAGGCCAACCAGTTCTTCCTGCGCGGCTTCAACCTCGACCATGGCACCGACTACTCGCTCTATCTCGACGACGTGCCGATGAACTTCCGCACCCACGGCCATGGCCAGGGCTATCTCGACGTCAACGGGTTGATCCCGGAAACGGTGGCGCGGGTCGACTACCGCAAGGGCCCTTACCGCGCTGACGTGGGCGACTTCTCCTTCGTCGGCACCAGCCAGATCACCACCCACGATCGCTTGCAGCCCTTCGTCAGCGCCGAAGCAGGCAGCTTCGACTACTACCGCGTGGTTGGCGGTGGTTCGGTGAGCGTGGGCAGCGGCGACCTGCTGCTGGTGGGGCAAGCCAAGTTCAACAACGGCCCGTGGGACCTGCCGGAGGATTTCGACGGCTACTCGGCCTTCGTCAAATACACCCAGCCGCTGGGCATGGGCGACCTCTCGCTCAGCTACAACTACTTCAACGCCACCTGGGCGCCGACCGAACAGTTGCCCGAACGCGCCATCGGCACCTTCGTGGACGACCGTTTCGGCACGCTCGACGACACGCTGCGCGGCAGCACGGAACGCGGCATCTTTACCGCCAACTACCTCTCCGACAGCTGGCGCGTGACCGCCTATGCGCAGCACTACGACTGGAGCCTGCTGTCCAACTTCACCTACTTCCTCGAAGACCCGGTGAACGGCGACCAGCTGCGCCAGTACGACAAGTTGTGGACCTTCGGCGGCCGCATCGAACACACCGCGCGGCTCTCCGACCAGCTCTCGCTGCAAGTCGGCGCGGAGGCGCGCTACGACGATATCAGCCGCGTCGGGCTGGACGAGACGATTGCCGGCGTGAAGGAACTCACCGTCGGTGCCTTCGCGGTCGATGAAGCCAGCATCGGCCTCTACGCCGAAGCCGTCTGGCGCCCGGTCGATCGGCTGATGGTGATCGCCGGGGTGCGCGGCGACTGGTACGAATTCGAGACCCGCGCGCTGGAGGGTGCCCTGTCATGGAGCGGCGAGGTATCGGACGACACCTTTGCCCCCAAGATCGGCGTGAACTACGAAGTGCTCGACGGCCTCGCCTTCTACGCGAACTACGGCGAAGGCTTCCATTCCAACGATGCGCGCGGGGTGACCGCACCAACCGATCCCGCGCCCGGTCTTGTCGAGGGCGATTTCCAGGAAGTCGGCCTGCGGTTCGAGCATGACGGCCTGATCCTAACCGGCGTCTACTGGTGGAGCAGCATCGAGAGCGAGCTGATCTACGTCGGCGATGCGGGCGCGGTGGAACCGTCCGATCCGGGCGAGCGGCACGGTTACGAGTTCACGGCCTTCTGGCACCCGAACGACTGGCTGGCGGTCGACGCAGTATGGACTGGCACCACCTCGCGTTTCGTCGGCCTGCCCGAAGGCGAGAACTTCGTGCCTGGCGCGCTGGAGAATTCCGGCGAACTGGGCGTCTCGGCTGCCTTCCGCAACTGGAACGCGGCGGCGCGTATCCGCTATCTCGGCCCGCACCCGCTGATCGAGGACAACTCCCAGCGCGGCGACGCCACCACGCTGGTCAACGCCCGCATTGCCTGGACCCCGCAGGACATCGAGATGCTGCGCGGCTGGGAATTCCACGCCGAACTGCTCAATGCGCTGGATTCCAAGGACGACGACATCGACTATTTTTATGCGGTGCGTCTGCCGGGCGAACCGGCGGATGGCATCGAAGGCGTGAACAGCCGCATCGTCGAGCCGCGGCAATTGCGCGTGGGGGTAACCCGCCGCTTCTGA